One genomic region from Paraburkholderia azotifigens encodes:
- the ybeY gene encoding rRNA maturation RNase YbeY, whose product MSRAPKLSLNLQFPAGKAWPEHKALLPKATVAAWIKAALFADAELTVRFVDADEGRTLNRTYRGKDYATNVLTFAYAESEDDPVTGDLILCCPVVEKEASEQGKPLEAHYAHLLVHGTLHAQGYDHEDEEEAEEMEAIETEVLGKLGFPDPYE is encoded by the coding sequence ATGAGCCGCGCCCCGAAACTGTCGCTGAATCTGCAATTTCCCGCTGGAAAGGCGTGGCCCGAACACAAGGCGCTGTTGCCTAAGGCAACCGTCGCCGCGTGGATCAAGGCCGCGCTGTTCGCGGATGCCGAGCTGACCGTGCGTTTCGTCGACGCCGACGAAGGCCGCACGCTGAACCGCACGTATCGCGGCAAGGATTACGCGACCAACGTGCTGACGTTCGCCTATGCGGAATCGGAAGACGATCCCGTCACGGGCGACCTGATCTTGTGCTGCCCTGTCGTCGAGAAAGAAGCGAGCGAACAGGGCAAGCCGCTCGAAGCGCATTACGCGCATCTGCTCGTCCACGGCACGCTGCACGCGCAGGGTTACGACCACGAGGACGAGGAAGAAGCCGAAGAGATGGAAGCGATTGAAACCGAGGTGCTCGGCAAGCTCGGCTTCCCTGATCCGTACGAATGA
- a CDS encoding PhoH family protein encodes MKTTQQHLEFTAPHEDNARLANLCGPLDENLRQIEQALDVTLQRRGHRISIRGRGAKVALNALENFYNSARDPLSVDDIQLALVEARHPANNGRPNGGSGDTEELDPRFRGDPDHPFDEPAHEGVDEVEELGPKLYTRRADLRGRTPAQREYLKQIVSHDVTLGVGPAGTGKTYLAVACAVDALERDQVKRIVLTRPAVEAGERLGFLPGDLAQKVDPYLRPLYDALYDLLGFDKTAKMFERQMIEIAPLAYMRGRTLNHAFIILDEAQNTTPEQMKMFLTRIGFGSKAVVTGDTTQIDLPRGHKSGLIEAQHVLANVRGIALTRFTSADVVRHPLVARIVEAYDAHSKKEAGESESVNARDAAK; translated from the coding sequence TTGAAGACCACTCAGCAACATCTGGAATTCACTGCGCCGCACGAAGACAACGCGCGGCTTGCCAACCTCTGCGGGCCGCTCGACGAAAACCTGCGGCAGATCGAGCAGGCGCTCGACGTCACGCTGCAACGCCGCGGACACCGCATCAGCATTCGCGGGCGCGGCGCGAAAGTCGCGCTCAACGCGCTCGAAAACTTCTACAACAGCGCGCGCGATCCGTTGTCCGTCGACGATATCCAGCTGGCGCTCGTCGAAGCGCGTCATCCCGCCAACAACGGCCGTCCGAACGGCGGCAGCGGCGACACGGAAGAACTCGATCCGCGCTTTCGCGGCGACCCCGACCATCCGTTCGACGAGCCGGCGCATGAAGGCGTCGACGAAGTCGAGGAACTGGGTCCGAAGCTGTACACGCGCCGCGCCGATCTGCGCGGCCGCACGCCTGCGCAGCGCGAGTATCTGAAGCAGATCGTCTCGCACGATGTCACGCTCGGCGTCGGCCCGGCGGGTACGGGCAAGACGTATCTCGCCGTCGCCTGCGCCGTCGATGCGCTGGAGCGCGATCAGGTCAAGCGCATCGTGCTGACGCGCCCTGCCGTCGAAGCAGGCGAACGCCTCGGCTTTCTGCCCGGCGATCTCGCGCAAAAGGTCGATCCGTATTTGCGGCCGCTGTACGACGCGCTTTACGATCTGCTCGGTTTCGACAAGACGGCGAAGATGTTCGAGCGCCAGATGATCGAGATCGCACCGCTCGCATACATGCGCGGCCGCACGCTGAATCACGCGTTCATCATTCTCGACGAGGCGCAGAACACGACGCCCGAGCAGATGAAGATGTTCCTGACGCGTATCGGCTTCGGCTCGAAGGCGGTCGTCACGGGCGACACGACGCAGATCGACTTGCCGCGCGGCCACAAGAGCGGACTGATCGAAGCGCAGCACGTGCTCGCCAACGTGCGCGGCATCGCGCTCACGCGCTTCACGAGCGCGGACGTGGTGCGGCACCCGCTCGTCGCGCGCATCGTCGAGGCTTATGACGCGCACTCGAAGAAGGAAGCGGGAGAGTCGGAATCGGTCAATGCACGCGACGCCGCGAAGTGA
- the glyS gene encoding glycine--tRNA ligase subunit beta — translation MTQSHQATLLVELLTEELPPKALARLGDAFAEGIAQRLAARDLIEGALQFERYATPRRLAVTVKNVRNVAPERHVREKVLPVSVALDANGQPTPPLAKKLAALGFPDFSVNDLERANDGKADAFFLRYAAPGATLAEGLQAALDETLAKLPIPKVMTYQRPDGSNVQFVRPVHRLTVLHDKEIVPVTAFGIDADDTTLGHRFLSEGFVQIQHADHYADTLMHKGKVVPNFADRKETIRTHLLAQANGDQVVMPESLLDEVTSLVEWPVVYACKFEDEFLQVPQECLILTMQTNQKYFALTDTNGKLHSRFLIVSNIETKTPAEIVEGNERVVRPRLADAKFFFEHDKKKPLADRVPQLANVVYHNKLGSALQRVERVEALADAIAQMIGADVALAKRGAHLAKADLLTDMVGEFPELQGTMGTYYARHDGEPEEVALACSEHYQPRFSGDALPSTATGTVVALADKLETLVGIWGIGLQPTGEKDPFALRRHALGVLRILVEKQLPIDLIELLRAANAQFANVPNVADSTQAIYEFCIDRLRGMLRERGYSAGEVDAVLALNPTRFDDIVARLDAVREFAALAEAASLAAANKRISNILKKSEGASGNGVQTALLIEAAEKALHAQLEQVAPRVQSQLAERQYTGALSALAALREPVDTFFNDVMVNAEDPALRANRLALLGALHQQMNCVADISRLAA, via the coding sequence ATGACGCAATCCCATCAAGCCACCCTGCTCGTCGAACTGCTGACGGAAGAACTGCCGCCCAAGGCGCTCGCGCGTCTAGGCGATGCGTTCGCGGAAGGCATCGCGCAACGTCTCGCCGCGCGCGATCTGATCGAAGGCGCGTTGCAGTTCGAACGTTACGCGACGCCGCGCCGTCTCGCCGTCACGGTCAAAAACGTGCGCAACGTCGCGCCCGAAAGACACGTGCGCGAAAAAGTGCTGCCCGTGTCCGTCGCACTCGATGCGAACGGCCAGCCCACGCCGCCGCTCGCCAAGAAGCTCGCGGCGCTCGGCTTCCCCGATTTCTCGGTGAACGATCTCGAACGCGCGAACGACGGCAAGGCCGACGCGTTCTTCCTGCGCTACGCCGCGCCCGGCGCGACGCTCGCCGAAGGGCTGCAGGCCGCGCTCGACGAAACGCTCGCGAAGCTGCCCATTCCGAAGGTGATGACGTATCAGCGGCCGGACGGCTCGAACGTGCAGTTCGTACGCCCCGTGCATCGCCTGACGGTGCTGCACGACAAGGAGATCGTGCCCGTCACCGCATTCGGCATCGATGCCGACGACACCACGCTCGGCCACCGCTTCCTGTCCGAAGGCTTCGTGCAGATCCAGCACGCGGATCATTACGCCGACACGCTGATGCACAAGGGCAAGGTCGTGCCGAACTTCGCGGACCGCAAGGAAACGATCCGCACGCATCTGCTCGCGCAGGCGAACGGCGACCAGGTCGTGATGCCCGAGTCGCTGCTCGACGAAGTGACGTCGCTGGTCGAATGGCCCGTCGTGTACGCGTGCAAGTTCGAGGACGAGTTCCTGCAAGTGCCGCAGGAATGCCTGATCCTCACGATGCAGACGAACCAGAAGTACTTCGCACTCACCGACACGAACGGCAAGCTGCATTCGCGTTTCCTGATCGTGTCGAACATCGAGACGAAGACGCCCGCCGAAATCGTCGAAGGCAATGAGCGCGTGGTGCGCCCGCGCCTCGCCGACGCGAAGTTCTTCTTCGAGCACGACAAGAAGAAGCCGCTCGCGGACCGCGTGCCGCAACTCGCGAACGTCGTTTATCACAACAAGCTCGGCTCGGCGCTGCAACGCGTCGAGCGCGTCGAAGCGCTGGCAGACGCCATCGCGCAGATGATCGGCGCCGACGTCGCGCTCGCGAAGCGCGGCGCGCATCTCGCGAAGGCCGACTTGTTGACCGACATGGTCGGCGAATTCCCCGAGCTGCAAGGCACGATGGGCACGTACTACGCGCGCCACGACGGCGAGCCGGAAGAAGTGGCGCTCGCGTGCTCGGAGCACTATCAGCCGCGCTTCTCCGGCGACGCATTGCCGTCGACGGCGACGGGCACGGTCGTCGCGCTCGCCGACAAGCTCGAAACGCTGGTCGGCATCTGGGGCATCGGCCTGCAACCGACAGGCGAAAAGGATCCGTTCGCGCTGCGCCGTCACGCGCTAGGCGTGCTGCGCATTCTGGTCGAGAAGCAGTTGCCGATCGATCTCATCGAATTGCTGCGCGCAGCAAACGCGCAATTCGCGAACGTGCCGAACGTCGCCGATTCGACGCAAGCCATTTACGAATTCTGTATCGACCGTCTGCGCGGCATGCTGCGCGAGCGCGGCTATTCGGCAGGCGAAGTGGATGCCGTGCTCGCGCTGAACCCGACGCGTTTCGACGACATCGTCGCGCGTCTGGATGCCGTGCGCGAATTCGCGGCGCTCGCGGAAGCGGCTTCGCTGGCGGCGGCGAACAAGCGCATTTCAAACATCCTGAAGAAGTCGGAAGGTGCGAGCGGGAACGGCGTGCAGACCGCGCTGCTCATCGAGGCGGCCGAAAAAGCGCTGCACGCACAGCTCGAACAGGTCGCGCCGCGCGTGCAGTCGCAACTGGCCGAGCGTCAGTACACGGGCGCGCTGTCGGCGCTCGCGGCGCTGCGTGAACCCGTCGACACGTTCTTCAACGACGTGATGGTCAACGCAGAAGACCCGGCGCTGCGCGCGAATCGCCTTGCGCTGCTCGGCGCGCTGCATCAACAGATGAACTGCGTCGCGGATATTTCGCGGCTCGCAGCCTGA
- the glyQ gene encoding glycine--tRNA ligase subunit alpha codes for MLTFQQIILTLQSYWDKQGCALLQPIDMEVGAGTSHVHTFLRAVGPEPWRAAYVQPSRRPKDGRYGENPNRLQHYYQYQVVLKPAPENILDLYLGSLEALGFDLKQNDVRFVEDDWENPTLGAWGLGWEVWLNGMEVTQFTYFQQVGGLDCKPVLGEITYGLERLAMYLQKVENVYDLIWTEWEEQGPNGPEMRRLTYGDVYHQNEVEQSTYNFEHANTDLLFTFFNSYESEAKRMIEVPLALPAYELVLKAAHTFNLLDARGAISVTERAAYIGRIRALSRLVAQAYYDSREKLGFPMLGNPVHGVPGLTTDEQDAAMPAWAPPLKVERKIDQD; via the coding sequence ATGCTCACGTTTCAGCAAATCATCCTGACGCTGCAATCCTATTGGGACAAGCAGGGTTGCGCGCTGCTCCAGCCGATCGACATGGAAGTCGGCGCGGGCACTTCCCACGTCCATACGTTCCTGCGCGCGGTCGGCCCCGAGCCGTGGCGCGCCGCCTACGTGCAGCCGTCGCGCCGCCCGAAGGACGGCCGTTACGGCGAGAACCCGAACCGTCTGCAGCACTACTACCAGTATCAGGTGGTGCTGAAGCCGGCGCCGGAAAACATCCTCGACCTGTACCTCGGCTCGCTCGAAGCGCTCGGCTTCGATCTGAAGCAGAACGACGTGCGCTTCGTCGAGGACGACTGGGAAAATCCGACGCTCGGCGCATGGGGCCTCGGCTGGGAAGTGTGGCTCAACGGCATGGAAGTGACGCAGTTCACGTACTTCCAGCAGGTGGGCGGCCTCGACTGCAAGCCGGTGCTCGGCGAAATCACGTACGGTCTCGAACGTCTCGCGATGTATCTGCAGAAGGTCGAGAACGTCTATGACCTGATCTGGACCGAGTGGGAAGAACAAGGCCCGAACGGTCCGGAAATGCGCCGCCTCACGTATGGCGACGTGTATCACCAGAACGAAGTCGAACAGTCCACATATAACTTCGAGCACGCGAACACCGATCTGCTGTTCACGTTCTTCAACAGCTACGAAAGCGAAGCGAAGCGCATGATCGAAGTGCCGCTCGCGTTGCCCGCCTACGAACTCGTGTTGAAGGCCGCGCACACATTCAATCTGCTCGACGCACGCGGCGCGATCTCCGTGACGGAACGCGCGGCGTACATCGGCCGCATTCGCGCGCTGTCGCGCCTCGTTGCGCAGGCGTACTACGACTCGCGCGAAAAGCTCGGTTTCCCGATGCTCGGCAATCCCGTGCACGGCGTGCCCGGCCTCACCACTGACGAACAGGATGCCGCGATGCCCGCTTGGGCGCCGCCGCTGAAGGTCGAACGCAAGATCGACCAGGACTGA
- the lnt gene encoding apolipoprotein N-acyltransferase: protein MADPIISRLRRGVTPDAADANIGRARTSPWWHYLAAAAVGALNTLSFAPTPHGGWLELAIFVFFFAWLTRTTGWKSAALTGFAFGFGNYVTGVWWLYVSMHFYGGMPAPLAGAALVLFSLYLAVYPALAAGVWSFCAGHARNGKLVDEQPFSPTWHGAFAFASAWAVGEWLRGTVFTGFPWLASGYAQVDGPFAGFAPVAGVYGVGWVMALAAALIAQALLRSRAAKTEAANAEPRSTRVATPAVIAVALVAAGLLLPLVSWTTPANASLSVRLLQGNVKQDMKFEASGVKAAIDEYQRMITEKPADLIVTPETAIPVLAQAIPEPFALAVRNFADSTHSSILFGAIGGKITPEGRVVDYTNSLFGVTPGQTGVYRYDKHHLVPFGEFVPWGFRWFVNLMNIPLGDFARGGPVQKPFVVHNQPIAVDICYEDIFGEEIARTVRESDMPAGVLVNSTNLAWFGNTIALDQHLQIARMRSLETGRPMLRATNTGATAAIDAHGNVIARMPAFTAGSIETTIQGTTGNTPYVTSGNNTVLAVSLLFLAFGFAFGPGRKRKNGNS from the coding sequence ATGGCCGACCCGATCATTTCCCGTCTGCGCCGCGGCGTGACGCCCGACGCAGCCGATGCCAACATCGGGCGCGCCCGGACGTCGCCGTGGTGGCACTACCTCGCCGCCGCCGCCGTCGGCGCGCTCAATACGCTCTCGTTTGCTCCGACGCCGCACGGCGGCTGGCTCGAACTCGCGATCTTCGTGTTCTTCTTCGCGTGGCTCACGCGCACGACAGGCTGGAAAAGCGCCGCTCTCACCGGCTTCGCCTTCGGCTTCGGCAACTACGTGACGGGCGTGTGGTGGCTGTACGTGAGCATGCACTTCTACGGCGGTATGCCGGCGCCGCTCGCGGGCGCCGCGCTCGTGCTGTTCTCGCTGTACCTCGCTGTCTATCCGGCCCTCGCAGCGGGGGTCTGGTCGTTCTGCGCCGGGCACGCGCGCAACGGCAAACTCGTCGACGAGCAACCGTTTTCGCCGACCTGGCACGGCGCGTTTGCCTTCGCGAGCGCATGGGCTGTCGGCGAATGGCTGCGCGGCACCGTGTTCACCGGCTTTCCGTGGCTCGCGAGCGGCTACGCGCAGGTCGACGGTCCGTTCGCCGGTTTTGCGCCCGTGGCGGGCGTCTACGGCGTCGGCTGGGTGATGGCGCTCGCCGCCGCGCTGATCGCGCAGGCGCTTTTGCGTTCGCGTGCGGCAAAAACCGAAGCGGCAAACGCCGAGCCGCGCTCCACGCGCGTTGCGACACCCGCCGTGATCGCCGTCGCGCTGGTCGCCGCGGGCCTGCTCCTGCCGCTCGTCTCGTGGACGACGCCCGCCAACGCGTCGCTGAGCGTGCGCCTGCTGCAAGGCAACGTGAAGCAGGACATGAAGTTCGAAGCGTCCGGCGTGAAAGCGGCCATCGACGAATATCAGCGGATGATCACGGAAAAGCCCGCCGATCTGATCGTCACGCCGGAAACGGCGATTCCCGTGCTCGCGCAAGCCATTCCTGAGCCATTCGCGCTCGCCGTGCGCAATTTCGCCGACTCCACACACTCGTCGATCCTGTTCGGCGCGATCGGCGGCAAGATCACGCCGGAAGGACGCGTCGTCGACTATACAAACAGCCTGTTCGGCGTCACGCCGGGCCAGACGGGCGTGTACCGCTACGACAAGCATCATCTCGTGCCGTTCGGCGAATTCGTGCCATGGGGCTTCCGCTGGTTCGTCAACCTGATGAACATTCCGCTCGGCGATTTCGCGCGCGGCGGGCCCGTGCAGAAGCCGTTCGTCGTGCACAACCAGCCCATTGCCGTCGATATCTGCTACGAAGACATCTTCGGCGAAGAGATCGCGCGCACCGTGCGCGAGAGCGACATGCCGGCGGGCGTGCTCGTGAACTCGACGAATCTCGCGTGGTTCGGCAACACGATCGCACTCGATCAGCACCTGCAGATTGCGCGCATGCGCTCGCTCGAAACGGGCCGTCCGATGTTGCGCGCGACGAACACGGGCGCGACGGCCGCGATCGACGCGCACGGCAACGTGATCGCGCGCATGCCGGCGTTCACGGCAGGCTCGATCGAAACGACGATTCAAGGCACGACGGGCAACACGCCGTATGTGACGAGCGGCAATAACACGGTGCTGGCCGTGTCGCTGCTGTTCCTCGCGTTCGGGTTTGCTTTTGGTCCCGGCCGCAAGCGAAAGAACGGCAACAGCTGA
- the gloA gene encoding lactoylglutathione lyase, translated as MRLLHTMLRVGNLDRSIKFYTELLGMKVLRRNDYPEGKFTLAFVGYEDEKDGTVIELTHNWDTESYDMGNAFGHLAIEVDDAYAACDKIKQQGGNVVREAGPMKHGTTVIAFVTDPDGYKIEFIQKKS; from the coding sequence ATGCGCCTTCTCCATACCATGCTCCGAGTGGGCAATCTCGATCGTTCGATCAAGTTCTACACCGAGCTGCTCGGCATGAAAGTGCTGCGTCGCAATGACTATCCGGAAGGCAAGTTCACGCTGGCGTTCGTCGGTTACGAAGACGAGAAAGACGGCACGGTGATCGAGCTGACGCACAACTGGGACACCGAGTCGTACGACATGGGTAACGCGTTTGGGCACCTCGCTATTGAGGTGGATGACGCGTATGCCGCGTGTGACAAGATCAAGCAGCAGGGTGGCAATGTGGTTCGCGAGGCGGGGCCTATGAAGCATGGCACTACTGTTATCGCGTTTGTCACCGACCCTGACGGGTATAAGATCGAGTTTATTCAGAAGAAGTCGTAG
- a CDS encoding HlyC/CorC family transporter yields MNDSYPSRRHTSDKPQEKRSLLERLTDFISPEPDSRGELLEILQDAHERNLIDADSLSMIEGVFQVSELCARDIMIPRAQMDAINIADSPDEFIPYMLEKAHSRYPVYEGNRDNVIGVLLAKDLLRYYAEDEADVRGMLRPAVFIPESKRLNVLLHDFRVNRNHLAIVVDEYGGVAGLITIEDVLEQIVGDIEDEYDFDEESGNIIASPDGRYRVRALTEIEQFNEEFGTHYSDEEVDTIGGLVTHHFGRVPHRGEKVRLDDLIFEVLRADARQIHMLLVRRDPLAGQRERDAQHVQT; encoded by the coding sequence ATGAACGATTCGTATCCCAGTCGACGCCATACCAGCGACAAACCCCAGGAAAAGCGCTCCCTCCTCGAGCGATTGACCGATTTCATCTCGCCCGAGCCCGATTCTCGCGGCGAACTCCTCGAAATCCTGCAGGACGCGCATGAACGCAATCTGATCGACGCCGATTCGCTGTCGATGATCGAAGGCGTGTTCCAGGTTTCCGAACTCTGCGCGCGCGACATCATGATCCCGCGCGCGCAGATGGACGCGATCAATATCGCGGACTCGCCCGACGAATTCATCCCGTACATGCTGGAGAAAGCGCACTCGCGCTACCCCGTGTACGAAGGCAACCGCGACAACGTGATCGGCGTGCTGCTCGCGAAAGACCTTCTGCGCTATTACGCCGAAGACGAAGCCGATGTGCGCGGCATGCTGCGCCCCGCCGTGTTCATCCCCGAATCCAAGCGCCTGAACGTGCTGCTGCACGACTTCCGCGTGAACCGTAATCACCTTGCCATCGTCGTCGACGAATACGGCGGCGTCGCGGGCCTGATCACGATCGAAGACGTGCTGGAACAGATCGTCGGCGATATCGAGGACGAATACGATTTCGACGAGGAAAGCGGCAATATCATCGCGTCGCCCGACGGTCGCTACCGCGTGCGCGCGCTGACGGAAATCGAGCAGTTCAACGAGGAATTCGGCACGCATTACTCCGACGAGGAAGTCGACACGATCGGCGGCCTGGTCACGCACCATTTCGGACGCGTGCCGCATCGCGGCGAAAAAGTGCGCCTCGACGACCTGATTTTCGAAGTGCTGCGCGCCGACGCCCGCCAGATTCACATGCTGCTCGTGCGCCGCGATCCTCTCGCCGGCCAGCGCGAACGCGACGCCCAGCACGTGCAAACCTGA
- a CDS encoding lysophospholipid acyltransferase family protein, which produces MRFIRSLLLLIFFAVFTIPYATACFFAFPFMRADNRYWMAVGWCRATLAVVRWLNGIRYEIRGMDNLPNGPAVLLSKHQSAWETLAFPALMPRPLCYVFKRELLYVPFFGWALGLLKMIHIDRKEGKNAFASVTRQGARRMSEGAWVIMFPEGTRTPTGRQGKYKTGGARFAVATGAVVVPIAHNAGRVWPRNSFTKYPGIVTVSIGKPIDTTGLTPDEVNTRVETWIEAEMRRIDPAAYGDEQSTPAAARI; this is translated from the coding sequence ATGCGCTTCATCCGCTCGCTGTTGCTGCTGATCTTCTTCGCGGTGTTCACGATTCCGTACGCGACCGCGTGCTTCTTCGCGTTTCCGTTCATGCGCGCCGACAACCGGTACTGGATGGCGGTCGGCTGGTGCCGCGCGACGCTCGCCGTCGTGCGCTGGCTGAATGGCATTCGCTACGAAATTCGCGGCATGGACAATCTGCCGAACGGTCCTGCCGTGCTGCTGTCGAAGCATCAGTCCGCGTGGGAGACGCTCGCGTTTCCCGCGCTCATGCCGCGTCCGCTGTGCTACGTGTTCAAACGCGAGCTGCTGTACGTGCCGTTCTTCGGCTGGGCGCTTGGTTTGCTGAAGATGATTCACATCGACCGCAAGGAAGGGAAGAACGCGTTTGCGTCGGTCACGCGACAAGGCGCGCGGCGCATGTCGGAAGGCGCATGGGTCATCATGTTCCCCGAAGGCACGCGCACGCCGACGGGCAGGCAGGGCAAGTACAAGACGGGTGGCGCGCGCTTCGCCGTCGCGACGGGCGCGGTCGTCGTGCCTATCGCGCATAACGCGGGACGTGTGTGGCCGCGCAACTCGTTTACGAAATATCCGGGTATAGTCACAGTGTCGATCGGCAAACCGATCGATACCACCGGGCTCACGCCCGACGAAGTGAACACGCGCGTCGAAACGTGGATCGAAGCCGAGATGCGCCGCATCGATCCAGCCGCTTATGGCGACGAGCAGAGTACGCCCGCCGCCGCCCGAATCTGA
- a CDS encoding gamma-glutamylcyclotransferase: MSQPVSTPPSTLPPCPGYPPSLGESRLLTDDELRASLDCSLRDWDRKRDLWLFGYGSLIWNPGLPTVEALRSRVHGYHRGLYLWSRVNRGTPEQPGLVLALDRGGSCSGIAFRLAAEGAMPHLEALWRREMAMGSYRPAWLPCVLADGRRVDALAFVMRRDVASYTGKLSDDVVRAVLGCASGRYGTTLDYVSRTVAALRESGMPDRALEALLSRCG; encoded by the coding sequence GTGAGCCAACCCGTTTCAACCCCACCGTCAACGCTTCCGCCCTGCCCCGGCTATCCTCCGTCGCTGGGCGAATCGCGTCTGCTGACGGACGACGAACTGCGCGCCTCGCTTGATTGCTCGCTGCGCGACTGGGATCGCAAGCGCGATCTGTGGCTGTTCGGCTACGGGTCGCTGATCTGGAACCCCGGCCTGCCGACGGTCGAAGCGCTGCGCTCGCGGGTGCATGGTTATCACCGGGGGCTGTATCTGTGGTCGCGCGTCAATCGCGGCACGCCGGAGCAGCCGGGGCTGGTGCTCGCGCTCGATCGCGGCGGATCGTGCAGCGGCATTGCATTCCGCCTCGCCGCCGAGGGCGCGATGCCGCATCTCGAAGCGCTATGGCGGCGCGAAATGGCAATGGGGTCGTACCGTCCGGCATGGCTGCCTTGCGTGCTGGCCGATGGTCGGCGCGTCGATGCGCTCGCGTTCGTGATGCGGCGCGATGTGGCTTCTTATACGGGGAAGCTTTCTGACGACGTCGTTAGGGCCGTCCTCGGGTGCGCTTCGGGGCGCTATGGCACTACGCTTGACTATGTGAGTCGCACGGTTGCGGCTTTGAGGGAGAGCGGAATGCCCGACCGGGCGTTGGAGGCGCTGTTATCCAGGTGTGGATAA
- a CDS encoding M48 family metallopeptidase, with amino-acid sequence MQKSSKPQPAAALDSRQLDLPLFDEPVQSAAPPQPKAAAPLAPDGSKLRSVTLGARTLHYALKRSARRSIGFAIDSTGLTITAPRWVTLADIETAIAEKQRWIFTKLTEWQTRTEQRVMPRVDWKDGAEVPYLGRTVRVTLAASNGLLAYDAAQNVLVLPLPAQADPQQIKDRVQGWLQSEAKRIFGERLDVYAEKLGVTYRAYGLSSAATRWGSCSSDGKIRLNWRLIHFPLSVIDYVVAHELAHLREMNHSPRFWQTVESIFPEFREARQTLKHHPPELLPTL; translated from the coding sequence ATGCAGAAGTCTTCCAAGCCGCAGCCTGCTGCGGCGCTCGATAGCCGGCAACTCGATCTGCCGCTCTTCGACGAGCCGGTCCAATCGGCCGCGCCGCCGCAACCCAAGGCCGCCGCTCCCCTCGCACCCGATGGTTCGAAACTGCGCAGCGTCACGCTCGGCGCGCGTACGCTGCACTATGCGCTGAAGCGCTCGGCGCGCCGCTCGATTGGTTTCGCGATCGACAGCACGGGGCTCACGATCACGGCACCGCGCTGGGTGACGCTCGCCGATATCGAAACGGCGATTGCCGAAAAGCAGCGCTGGATTTTCACGAAGCTCACCGAATGGCAGACGCGCACCGAACAGCGCGTGATGCCGCGCGTCGACTGGAAAGACGGCGCCGAAGTGCCGTATCTCGGGCGCACCGTGCGTGTGACGCTTGCGGCGTCGAATGGTCTGCTTGCGTACGATGCGGCGCAGAACGTGCTCGTGTTGCCACTGCCCGCGCAGGCCGATCCGCAGCAGATCAAGGATCGCGTGCAGGGCTGGCTGCAGAGTGAGGCGAAGCGGATTTTCGGCGAGCGTCTCGATGTGTATGCAGAGAAGCTCGGGGTGACGTATCGCGCGTATGGGTTGTCGTCGGCGGCGACGCGCTGGGGCAGTTGTTCTAGCGACGGAAAGATCCGCCTGAACTGGCGGCTGATTCATTTTCCGTTGTCGGTCATCGACTATGTCGTCGCGCATGAGCTCGCGCATTTGCGCGAGATGAATCATAGTCCGCGGTTCTGGCAGACGGTTGAGTCGATTTTTCCGGAGTTCCGCGAGGCGCGGCAGACACTCAAGCATCATCCGCCGGAGCTTTTGCCTACGCTTTGA
- the gmhB gene encoding D-glycero-beta-D-manno-heptose 1,7-bisphosphate 7-phosphatase, translating to MPTAKKLVVLDRDGVINVDSDAFIKSPDEWVALPGSLEAIARLNQAGYRVVIATNQSGIGRGLFDMDALNAMHLKMHRAAAAVGGRIDAVFFCPHTADDHCECRKPKPGMLKMIAERFEIDPEDTPCVGDSLRDLQAGAALGFVPHLVLTGKGKKTLEAGGLPEGTRVHDDLRAFALDFLAEEQE from the coding sequence ATGCCGACTGCAAAGAAACTGGTAGTGCTCGACCGGGACGGCGTAATCAACGTCGACTCGGATGCGTTCATCAAATCGCCCGACGAGTGGGTCGCGTTGCCCGGCAGCCTCGAAGCAATCGCGCGGCTCAACCAGGCGGGTTATCGCGTGGTGATCGCGACGAATCAGTCGGGCATCGGCCGCGGCCTGTTCGACATGGATGCGCTCAACGCGATGCATCTGAAGATGCATCGTGCGGCGGCCGCCGTCGGCGGGCGCATCGACGCGGTGTTCTTCTGCCCGCATACGGCCGACGACCACTGCGAATGTCGCAAGCCGAAGCCCGGCATGCTGAAGATGATCGCCGAGCGCTTCGAGATCGACCCGGAAGACACGCCGTGCGTCGGCGATTCGCTGCGCGATCTGCAGGCGGGCGCGGCGCTCGGTTTCGTGCCGCATCTGGTGCTCACGGGCAAAGGCAAGAAGACGCTCGAAGCAGGCGGTTTGCCCGAGGGTACGCGCGTGCATGACGATCTGCGCGCGTTCGCTCTCGACTTTCTCGCCGAAGAACAAGAATGA